The stretch of DNA GGCTGGTGGCCCTGGCCCAAGGGGGCTGCAGGCACCCCTACCCCGTACCATGTTCACACAGCACAGGAATGGAGAAGGCAGATTCTTGAAGGAATGCATCCCCTGCACCAAAATCCACTGAAGGCATGGACCTGGCCCTGGCCCCACCTTCAGCAGCCCTGAGTGGTCAGATGTGGCCATCCTAGGGGCTTCTTCCTTGGAGCCAGCCCTGGCCTGGTCTCAGCCCCTGTGTGTGAGGTGGTTGGGGGTTGTGATAGGTTAGAACCTCCACTTTCCCCAGCTGCCCCCAGAAGAGATGGGGAAGATGAAGGGGGGGCCACAGAATCATGCAAGAGCCGTGAGTGAGGGCAGGGATCACAGCCCTATTGGCCAAGTCCTCCTCGAAGGGATCACTGTGGAGGCCAGGCGGAGCTCCTCAGAATGCTCCTCAGGAAAGAGGGGCTGCACACAAATGGGCAACACACACacgaaaaggtgctcagcattgctaatcatcagagagctgcaaatgaaaccacaatgaaatactgtcTCACACTTGTTAGGAGGGCtcctataaaaaagaaaaaggcctggaatcccaccactttgggaggccgaggcaggaggattgcttgagccctggagttcaagaccagcctcggcaacatagcagGAACCCcgtctttaataaataaatacataaatgaaaaaatcatgccaggcatggtggttcacgcctgtaatcccagcactttgggaggatctcttgagcctaggggttcgagaccagcctgggcaacatgacaaaaccctatttctacaaaaaaaaaaaaaaaaaaactagcagggcatggtggtgcgtgcgcctgtagtcccagctacttaggaggctgaggtaggaggatcgcttgagcctgggaagcagaggttgtagtgccccaagatcatgccattgtactccagcctgggctacagagggagacctggtctcaaaaaatcaaatcacaCGTGTTGGCAATGATGcagaacccttgtgcattgtGGGTAAGAATGTGAAGTGCTATAGCCAACTATAGAAAAGAGTATGAAAATGGCTTTAAAATGcctatgattcagcaattccatttctgggcatatacccaaaagaaccgAAAGCAGAGTCTTGAGGAGATATTTGTACATCTATTTtcttagcagcattattcacaatggccaagaggTCATTGTGAGGCAGCACAACTGTCCATCCACAGACactggataaacaaaacgtggtcaggccaggcgcggtggctcacacctgtaatcccagcactttgggaggctgaggcgggcggatcacctgagatcaggagtttgagaccatcatggccaacatggagaaaccctgtctctactaaaaatacaaaaattagccaggcatggtggcgcatgcctgtaatcccagctactcaggaggctgaggcaggagaaaggcttgaacccaggaggtggaggttgcggtgagccgagatcgcaccattgcactccagcctggagtaataattaattataatataataaaattaaaaataaaaaataaaacgtggtctatgcatacaatggaatattattcagtcttaaaaaggaaggaaatcctgtcacatgctacaacagaTGGACACTGAGGAcatgaagtgaaagaagccagtaatgagaggacaaatactgcatcatCCACTTAAATGAGGGCCCTCGTGCAGTGAAAttcatagaaagtagaatgggggttgcctggggctgggaggaggtggaAATAGagggttgattaatgggtacagagtctcagttttgtgaaatgaaaatgttctggagatgtTTCGGAACACTGTAAATGGACTTAGcactactgaactatacacttaaaaatggttaagggagggccaggcacagtggctcacacctgtaatcccagcactgtgggaggctgaggcgggcggatcacttgaggtcaggagttcaagaccagcctggccaacatggtaaaaccccgtctctactgaaaaaaaaaaaaaaattcacacacaaaaaattagctgggcataggggctcatgcctgtagacccagctacttgagaggctggggcaggagaattgcttcaacccgggaggcggagattgcagtaagcctagattgcgccaccgcactccagcctgggtgacagagtgagactccgtctcaaaacaaaacaaaacaaaaacaacaattaaaaaaaaagagttaaggtAGTACAAGTTATGGGTTTTTTACcgtaataaaatgaaaaaggcaaggaGGCTGCGAAAGCCATTTAGTCCTATATTTCCaactcacagatgaggaaactgaagcccagagaggagcGACTTTGCCCAGGTGCACAGCCCCGGCAGGAGTTCCATCAGGACAGTCTTGGCAGACTGGAAAGCATCCTGCAGGAGTGAAGCACGCCAGTGCGCAGCTGGTCTCGGCTCAGCGCCTCCACCCTCAGAGGCCAGAGTCGTTGCTAGGTTTGAAGAGGGGGCCAAAGAGGGTTAAAATGTTCACATGTGCCAGGGGTACTCAGAGAGGCCCAAGTGGGTTATCTAGAAAATCCATTTAAGAGGAACAACTCCCTCGTGGCTGATGTCGGCTAACCCTCCCCAGCCACCTTTAAGCACATTGCAGGTGTCTAGGAAAGGGAATCCAGGATGCTGGTTCATACTGTGGGCTCCAGGGCTGGCCTCATGATTCCTATCCCGGGGCCATCATTTCCTCTGTGGCACTTCTGTGTGCCTCATTctactcatctgcaaaatgggagaatAGTACTCTataaggttgctgtgaggatgaaatgaattaGATCATTTAAAGGGTTTAGAATCATGCCTGGCACAGTCAGTGCTCAGCTATTATCTCTCGTTGGGAGATACTGAGAGTGTATGTCCATCCTCCAGGCATTTCAGTTCTCTGTTTATGACCCCACTTGGGGTCTGACAGCAGGCTATGCCATTGCAGGGGCAGGCAGCGCGGGTCTGGGGTATGGGACCCTCTGCCTGGCCCCTGGAGTGTGGTCTGGTGTCTCCTAGGTCTTCAGTGTTGCTGGGCCAGGAGCACAGAAGCTGGGGGTAGGGTGGACAGCTCCAGGGCCCAGACCTCCAACTTCCTTTGGCCCCCCAGCTGACCCAGGActgacagagaggagagaaagcgACTGCCACGCAAGAGAGGCTGTGGGGATCACAGCAGTGAACACAGCCTCTTGCGCCCTTTTCTGACATCCTCCTTTGCCTGCCTGCTTTCCTCTCTTCCATCTGATGCCCTGTGCGTGTTCCTGGTATGTTTTTGATTGCCAGTCTTCCCCCTGGACATTCTCAGCTCAAGCACAGGTGTCCCCAGCATGGGTGGAGGGCTTCCTGTGGTCCTGGCCAGTCCACAGCTAGCCTGACCTACCAGCTGAGTGGCACCAAGGCCTCAGGCCAATACGGAAGTCCCCACAAGGTGTCACCAGCCCAGTAGATACTGACCCGACTCAGAAGCTGCTATGCTCTCCACCACCCCAAGAAGGCATCTATTGGCCTGGGCCCACATCCCTACAGGTGGGGAGGGGCTCAGCCACCACAAGACACCTTCCCAGCCCCACTCTGGGTCCTCAGAGGTCCTGGCCACCCCCACCTCTTCCAACTGTGACTGCTGCCCCTTGCTGAGAGCTCGTCTAAGACCTGGGCTTCCATGGTCCCCGCCTGTGCTTCCAGCAGACATCACCAATCAATCCTGCCACTGTCCCACTGAGCAACAGGCAGCCTCGATGCTTTGCCTCTGAGCTGCAGGCTTCTGTGAGACTGGAGGTAACCATTGCTGGATGCAAGGAGACCCAGGGGAGGACCTGGCCAAGGTGCCACAGTGAGGCAGTGGGAGAGCCAGCCTTGGTGCCGTTCTTCCCAACAGCAGGCCACCAGCCACGGGGAGAGGGAGGCCTGGCTCATCCCCCAGTAACCCACAGCCCTCTGAATACTAAGGGAGGACTCAAATAGTCCTCCCCACAGCAAGTAAGTGGTGATGGCGGAGGTGGGGTGGCTTCAGGATTTGGGTTTAATCCCAAGCACGAGGGCGGGCAGGGAAAGGATTTGGTTTCATTCCTTCAGATGCCCAAGCCTTGGCCAGAGCCCCAGGGTGCAGGAGTGAGGGCGCGTGGCCACCCAGCCTGTACCAACAAAGCCTGCCTTTATTAAATAGAGATCGCGTTACATTCCATCCAAAGAAGGAAATCCGGACGTGGTGAGGGATGCGTCCAGGTGGGAGCTCCGAACGCTGGTCCTGAGTGGGCTCTGATGGGTGGGAGGGCCCAGGTCCTGCCTGCCCACCCAGGCCCCACATGCCAGGGCGCGTGTCTGCATGGCCACCCACAGCTGAAAACAGGCGTGGGTGATCTGAAGCCCTGTCTGTGTTCTACTGTGGCAGAAAGTGCCCCAGTCCTTCCAGCGGTTTTGGGAGCAGGGCCTCCAGGAGCACAGGGCTGAGACGGGGTGGGAGGGAAGGTGACAAGGGAGGCCTTTatgaagggggagggaggaagggggaaaggaagggaggaagcggGGGAGGGGTCTTGACTCATCTTAACAAGGCTTTGGGGCAATTCTGTGCTATGGAGGCCCTGCCAGCCCCTCCTAGTAGTCCAATAGGGAGGCCACCGGGAACAAGGCACAGGATGGCCACAAGGGGGTGCTGCTGGCCCAGGGCTTGGCAGCTGGGGTGGAGGGTACCCTGGAGATCCAGCCACCCAGAACAGTCCCTTTCTGAAGACAAGCCAGCAACAAGGCACCTGCAGGCAGTTCTGGGGACTGGGGAGGGGGCGCTGGCTGCCTCAGGTGTCCCCTCCCAAGGGCTGAGGCCCCCCGAGTATGGATCCGAGCTCCCTGGTCTTTGGTGCTTTCTTGAAATCCTCCTGGTGGTGGCAGAACCCAGTGGGGAAGAGAGGGGGGTCTTGCCGTGAAGTCCAGGCCCGTCTGTCCCAGGATGGACGTGTGGTGCTGGCTCAGTGCTGCCTCCATGGcctgtctgtccatccattctGCCTCTGGCTCAGGGCTGGCTCCAGGCCCCCGTCTCCCTGTGTGTCGGCTTGTTCTGGGGTGGGTGTTTGCTCTGTCTCAGAGCTCCCCTTCAGGCCTGGGCCGCGCCCTAAGCCTCCTGGGGGAAGAAGCCGAGCTTGGCCAGTGACATCTCCTTCCGCAACCTCATGATCTCCCAGAACATGGGCTCTGCTGCAGGCAGAGAGAGGGTGAACAGGTCGGGGACAGCTCAGGGTCACCTCGGGCAGATGGCCAGGTCCCCTCCTGTGGCTTTGGACAGAGCAGCTGGCACAGCACCCTAGGGTCCCCGGCCCCCAAAACAGATGACCTCAGTGAGTGGCTGGACCTCTCTGAGGCTCCACTCTTGAGCCTTGGAAACTGCTGAGTGCCGACCACACCCGAGGGATCTGTTTGCACTACACTGACGGCCACCCCCACAGCCCGACGCAGACAAGCAGGTACACGCTGTCACATGCCACAGCGGTGGTCCAGACCTGGGAACTACATTAGACAAGGCACAGATGCCTCCCTGGGGTCTCACAAGGACCCTGCGCAGTGAGGCGGGGACCACAGCGGCCATCCAGGGACCTAGCAGGTGTCAACACCCAGCAtgccttggccttggcctccaAGAGGACTTGACCCCCAGGATGGAGAGGAGATAGCTCCTTACTCAGAGGGTCGGGCCAGACTGGTTCAGGAGAAGACTCAGCAGCGAGCAAAGGTTGGTGGAGGAGCGGGGAGCCAGGCCTTGCAGAATGggctgtggggggagggggtggagggaggccCTGTCCAGCATGGAGTGGAGTGGGAGCAAAGGCTGGAGGTGGGTGACCCTGTGTTCAGGTGACCAGGAGGAGGGGCCACCACCTCCAGGGCCAGGGAGAGATTCACAGGGGTGGCCCCCTTGTGCGGGGCCGGGAGAGGTTTGGGGACAGGAGAAAGACCAGCCGGACGGACTCAGGTACAGAGCTCAGCACCCAGGAAGTTTGTGAACGCTTTACTAAACCACAACCCTCCCCGCTCCCCAGCCTCCTAGCTGAGTCTTGCCTCCACTAGGGGCAGGTGGGCCCAGAGGGCACTTCCCCATCCAGCCCCACTCCCGTGTGCGATCCCTGCACCGGCCACCAGGGGGCGCTCACCGTCCTGCCGCACCAGGCCTTGCTGGATGTAGCGGATGTAGGTGAAGAAGTTGCACACTGCGGTGATCTGTGGGCAGAGGTGGGGACGGTGTGACCTGCCAGCCCCACGCTGGGGGTCCCCTGACAGGCGGATCTGAGTCCAGAGCAGGAGGCCCCAGGTCCCTGCAGAGCCAGGCAGTGCTCCCTGACTCAGCTGGGACTGGGCTTTCAAGTAGTAATCAACAACAGCATGACTAGCCCTGCTgtaatagcagcagcagcagcagcagccatttCATCAAGCGCCTGCAGCGAACGGAGCAGACGCGCTTATTATTCCATCTTACATGGGGGAAAGCGGAGCCACCCGGGGAAAGCCGCTGACATCCATCACGGAGATGGCGGAGCTAATGAACCAGCATGCAGCAGAGCTGTGAGATGAACCGGGCAGGCTGTCCCGGAGTCTACACTCGCCCTCTCACAGGCCGGCTTGCTCCAGATGCTGGAGTTTTGGGCCAGCCAGGCCTCAGTCCAGTGCTACTGATAACACTGGGAAAGGAAAGGGGGTCAGAAGCCGCTCACCTGGGCTGCCCGGGGCCCCTGGGGCCTCAGGCCTGCTCCATGCCAGGCCCCGGGGACCCTGTGTTGGCTCAGACACTGCTATGAGGACTCACACCACGGAGAGGGTACTGTTggtgcctggcccagggccccTTCCCAGGCCCGGGCCCCATCTCCCAGCTGCTGAGAGTGGGGGCACTAATGGCTCAGAGGTGCCCCCCTCTGTACTCACTCCTCCTGTAGACCTCAGCCGATGACTGACTTGTGTGGAGATAGAAAGGACAGTCCCCTTGCCTCAGGGTGGAATCAACTCTGCTAAGAGCCCGGTGGATGGGGCTGAAGCTGGGCTGTAGCTAAGGCCACATCCTGGCTGGACTCCCCCGTCCCTTCCCTCATTCTCCTGGGAGCTGCACACAATCTCCAGGTGAGGCTCTGCCTCTTCGGAACCCAGCCTAAGACAGGGTGGAAGGTAGCCGGCGGCTGTGCCCGCCCGCAACAGCCCCTACTGAATGTCCAACACTCCTGGGGAGGGACATCAAGTGAGAGGGGCACCCGCAGGCTGGGGAGTGGAGAAGCTTCGGGGAGGGGCGGGACGGTGGTGGCCTGGCAAAGATAGGGAGGTGCGAGAGAGCGGGGCGAGGTCGGGGGACCAGCCCGTCGTGGCAGGGACACCGCTGCACAGGGAGGGTTGAggagaggctgcggcaggagggtggggcagggcagagcTCAGGACAGGAGCAGGGACAGTGGATGCCCACAGAGGCTCATGAGCAGGGAGTAGCAGGGAGGGGGCTTTCCCTCTCCAGGGAGTGTGCTAGGGAGAAAACACTTCTCCCTGTGGACCCCACATGTCTTGGTCTTTCAGGGCAGGGACCACATCCTAAAACTTCAGACCCTCCTCACCTCATCTCCCACCCCCAGCTTCATCCAGTGCAGCAGGACACCCAGGCCAGGGACTTAAAGTGCTAGAGGTGACATTGTTGAGCACGGGAACATCTTTTGTGGGGCCTGCTGTTGAGCCATGGTTGGGCCTGGAAAGCGGTGATGGAGATAAGTGGCCACTGAACAAGGCTCAGTGGGCACAAATCCACAGGGTAGGGGCTGCAGTGGACTCAGAGCCAGGATCCCAGGTCTCGGTGTGTGGCCCTGAACACACCCCTTTCCTCTGCCAAGGCTCAGCCTCCCTTTTGGTAAATGGGTGCTCAGCACACCGCTGGGAGGACTCACGCTCGGATGCCTTGTGGAGTTCATCAAGGACAGTATAGTCTGCTGCCAGCAAAGGGACCATTTGTCCCCTTTAGACCTGCTCCCCTGCGAGGAGCCTCTAGCAGGCCTGAGATGGTTCCTCAAGCTGTGTCACTGGAAACGTGTTTCCAAACATGTTCTCTTGTTCCCCTCAATCCTCTTAAGAGTCAACAGAGGGACAGAGGAAGAGGAATCCCTGTCCTCAATCCCCAGCTTGGTGAGAACCCCTGTCCTGGTCTGGGTCACTCGGCAGGGGAGGGTGGGAGCTGGGATTCCTAGAGGCCCCTTGGCACTCACGGCCGACTTAAGGCTGGTGCACCAGACGCACCGCTGAACCTTTTCCAAAGCTTCGGCCAGCACCTGAGTCTGGGCGTCAGGAGCCCCGCACTCTAACTGGAACTCTAGCATCACTCCTGGATTAGGTGACATTGAATGACAGAGGGGGGCGATGTCATCCCATGACATTTCATACATAAGGCTGCATCTCAGCCGACTGGAGAGTGGCCCTCCTGATGGCTCTGAAGTCAGCTGCCCTGTGCAACAAGGCCCTGTGGCAGGGGACTGCGGGTGTCCTCTAGAAGCTGAGGGTGTCCCCTTGCCAGCAGCCAGCAAGAAAATAGGGGCCTCAGTCCTTCAAACACAAGGAACTGAATGCTGCCAACAATGTGAGTTTTGAGGAGGACCCTGActtccagaaaggaacacagtcTGCTGACAGCTTACTGCGACCTTGCAAGTCCCTGAGCAGAGAATCCAGTAAGTAAGTAGTGCTTAGACTCCAACATGGGGAACTGCGCTATTTTAAGCTACCAGGTTGATAGTAATTTGTTACACCGTAATAGCAAACCACTGCCCTTGGCTTGGCTGTGTGGCCCGAGTCAGTCTCTGCGCCTCTCTGAGCCTGTACCCTGCTCTGTAAATCAAGAtgtaaggctgggcgtggtggctcacacctataatcccagcactttgggaggccgaggcaggcagatcacttaaggccaggagttcgagttcagcctggccaacgtggtgaaaccccatctctactaaaaatacaaaattagctgggcgtggtggcacatgcctgtaatcccagctacttgggaagctgaggcaggagaattgctaatgtctgcctgggaggcagacattgcagtgaactgagattgtgccactgcactccagcctgggtgacaaagactctgtctcaaaaaataaataaataaaataagtaaatcaagGTGTAGTGCTATTCATActcccaggcccagggcccagtGTCCCAGCACCCAGGTGGCCCCAAAGGAGTCAAGTAACGCTTGCAAAGGCTGACTCACCCTGGCCCGGGAAGATGGCGAGATGTAGTAATGGCTTTTGGAGTCCCCGAGCCGGATTCGGTGGCGGCAGGTGCGGGTCAGCCCGCTCAGGGCACATGTGCTAGGGGAAAGCAAAATGGGTCACGGGGGCTGGCTGGGGCTTGCCCCTCTCCCTCACCCCTGCATACAGGGAAGATGCAGCAGCTGAGAGGATGCATGGGGAGGGGCaggcctcccttcccccacccggCTTCCAAAGGAACCCAGAGCCAGGCAGAGAAGGGAGCTGGCCCCAGCCATCCCTGGGACAGACCTCGAACTAAGCTGAGCTGTACCCCTAGAACCCTTGTTTTGCCCCTACTGGGCAAGAGAGCTTGGTTAATCTCATGCCAGGTGTACAAAGTCCCACCCTCTGCAGGCTCTGCATATGCCTCTCCCTCTACTTCTGGGGACTCAGACCAGGCACTCCTCCCCCAACTAGGCCAGAGTTGAGGTCTGGCTGCCTCCCGCTTCCCAACATCCAGCAGCTCCCCTGCTTCATCCATGCAGGCCTTCTGACCCCACTAACCCCCATGGTTCTCAGCCGCATGCCAACCAACCCCGTCTAAGAGCCTTCTCCCAtgccctcttctctcctccccccaGTCCTGCATGACGTCGCTCAGCATCTTCAGCCACCCACATGAAGGGTCTCCACAGGCCCTGAGCAACCCCCATCTGGGCCCCACTCCCCAAACCTGCTCTTCACTGGCCATCATCTGCTCGGCTCTCTCCTCCTCACCCTCTGCTTGGTCACCAAGTCCCCAGGCCAGGGCACAGCAGCAGTACTTTTGGCCTGCATCCCCTTGGCTCCTTCTGGCCAGCTCTCTGCCTCATCGCTCTCTTTCTTCTCCACATCAGAGCCAGGGCTCCTCCAAAAACCCACATCTAACCCAtcatctttctctcttgctttcctAATTCCCAAGAAATGGGGAGAATCCCAAATAAATGAAGGTTTAAAAAGCTCCTTGGCTGCGGACTTATCAGAGCATTTGTTGCCTCCTGGTTCACTGGGACTCTCTGATGGACCAGAGAGCCTCTTTTCAGGTGGCAGCtattgatgacttttttttttttttgagacagggtctcactctgtcacccagactggagtgcagtggtgcaatctcagctcaccacaacctccgtctcccaggctcaagcaattctcctgactcagcctcccgagcagctgagattacaggcgtgtgccaccacacccggctaacttttatatctttagtagagatggggttttctccatgttggccaggttggtctcaaactcctgacctcaagtgatccacccgcctcaacctcccagagtgctgggattacaggtgtgagccactgcacccggcctattgaTGACTTTTGCCGCACTGGCTGGTGGGTTAAAGCCCAAACCTGTGAAGGCTCTTTATACTCTGGCCCCAACagcctctgcagcctccaccccaaTTCCCTGTCCCCCCACTGCTTAGCCAGATGCCCCAGTGGTGCTTCCGTTAATACTCCAGCTTCTCACACCTTTGCACATTccgttccctctgcctgaaatgcccttCCCTGCTTGGCAAActtctattcatccttcaaaacctgGCTCAAATGCTCCCTCTCCGTGATGAGCCTCCCACCAGGGCACCAGCCATCCCCAGCCAGGCTCTTGGCTGCCAAGGTGAAATCCTCCCCAATTTCTGCCCCTTGCTCCACCCTGGCTATTTTGTTCTGCTGCTCCCCTGCTCAATGCCAGGTGAGTAGCTGGAGGACAAATGCCAGGGCTACTGCGTCGTTATTTATTGGCAGGGGCACAGCCAGCAACTGATAATCATGGTTCAAGAAAAGAAGGGGAGGGCACAGAGCAGACCAGTCAGGAAGAGGCAGACCCTAGCTCCCGGCCTCTCTGGAAAGCCTGGGGGTCCACAGGAAACCTGCCAAACTGCCTCCTTGCCCTGTGGGGGCAGCAACTGTCCCTGTCCTGTCGGCGCTGCTGCATCCTGACCACCCCTCGGCACAGTAAACACACGGCTTGGCGGGGCTTTCCCACATGGGCAGGAAGGAGCTAAGACCCTCAGCTTACTTGGTGCTGCTACAGTCAACCTCGGCCACCTTCACTGTGGGCAGCGTCTGCGAAGCCACCGGCTCAATGGTGAGCGTGTTGTCCTCCACGGCGGCCCGTACCAGCACCGAGAGCTGTGGCAGaccagggaggcaggcagggtggTAAGGGGCTGGGCCCTGGCGGAGGGGTGTGTCCCCCAGCTGGCCCCGCCCCTGCCATGCCTCACCTCCTGCATTGTGAAGTCCAGGCAGGGGCCCACGTCCTCTCGGTACACCCTTTCCAGGAAGGGGCAGGTCTTGTCCAGGGTGGGGGATTCCCTCCAGGCCTGGAACTCTGCAAACAGGATTGTGTCCACCTGTGGGGGAGGGCAAGCGAGGGTGGGGGCGGTCAGGGTACTGGGGCCAGCATAGAAGATGCAGGCTGAGCTGAAGGGGAGCGAGGGAGGACGTGGGGCAGGCCCAGCAAGCCAGCAGGTCGATCCCCAGCAGCCGTGCAGGGAAGCCAAGTCCAGCAGCAGCAGAGCTCCCTTCTGCCCTTTGCACCAAAGAATTTAGAACTAAAAGTTTTGTTTCCAGGCCGGTGTTAAATTTCTTGGCGCTACTGGATTTTAGAGTGGGGTGCAGGGCTTTGTCCTGAAGACCCTCAGTGCCTCCTTGAGGAGGAAAAGTCAAAGAGCAACTAGCAGGAGGCCACAGGTACCAGCAGGTACACAAGCACACACAAGCACGTGCACACAGGAGGGGACACACACAGGCTGCCCTGGGCCCACACCTCAGAGGTGACTGCTGGCCTGCTCCAGGCCACATGCAGAatgagggaggctgggagggggcAAAGTGGGAGGCCCCTCTTTGGAGCCATTTACCTGTcgggaaaaggagggagagggagtggaggcaggggctgggggctccCCAGGTGGGAGCGGCCAGGCCGGCTCGTAGGTGAGGTGAACCGCCTTGCTGGGGACCACGCAGAGGAGCAGGGAGAGCAGCGGGGCCAGCCCGGGCTGGGccggatggacagacagacagacagacagacaggtagACAGGTGCACAGAGACAGaacaggaggaaggggagaagttAATGTACATTCAGAAGCTCAGAGCTCAGGAGGTGGATGAGGGCCTGCTCGTCTTCCCTGGaggccctggagacagaggtggaAGCCAGGATGGAGTCGAGTGGGCTGGCGCCAGGGACCCAGGAAGCTGAAGGCACCACAGCCCTCTGAGGCACTACCTGggtgcagccttgaactcagcTCTTGATGTCCCTGTCTCTGGTTCCTCCAGCAGCCCCGGGAGGCCCCATTTATCAGGTGAGAAAGCTGAGGTGCTGACAGGTGGCCTCATTTGCCTACAGACCCATGACCATGAGTGtcagcccagcctgggcccagCAACTGGTGTGGCCAGCTGAGGTGGGACGGAGACACCTCTCCAAAGGCCACGCTTGTCTCAGCCCCACAGTCAGAGGGTGCCAGAAACCCCTTGAGCACAGGGCTGTCACCAGGTGGTCCTGGGGCTCGAGGCTGTGGCCACACGGGGTCCAGGCAGCCTCTCCCCTGAGGCCCAGTGGCTGCTGCTTGGCCTCTTAAGGCCAAGGAAGTGTGTGTCTCAGTGGAGGCCCCAGATCCTCAGGGCCAAAGCCAGCCTCAGGTGCAGAGACCACTACCTACTGCTTGGAGtcagtggggcagggagggggcctCAGGTCCCCAGATGGTATACCCTGGAGGCTGCAGGCCAAGTGCCTCAGATCACAGGAGGTTGGAGAGAAAGGACCTGCCCAGCCCTCACATCCCAGAGAGGCGCAGGACAggctccaggtcacacagcatgGGGCAGGCTGGTCCTCACTGGGCTCGGACCCTGCCTACCGCAGGCACTGCCACCCTTCCCCGTGCCCAGAGCCCGCTTCCCACCCTCACCTCCTTGCCCTCTCTGTCTGGGGTGAGGGTGTGTCCCGCAGCGGGACACACGGCGGGGCAGAGGGTGCTGCTGGTGCTCTTGTGGCGAGAGTGGCCCTTTCGGGGCCCGGCCTTGGTGGGGCTCAGCAGCTGGGGGTGAAGCTCGCGGTTGGGAGAGGCTGGTGTGGACGTGATGACCAGCGTCTTCAAGGCTGTCACCTCTGCCTGCAGCATGTCGATCTGCATGGGATGGGATGGCTGTCAACCCTCACCCAGACTGGATGCCATCCTGGCTGCCACCGCCTATCAGCCTAACTCAGGACAATGCACCCCTGCAGTGACAGGCACTTAGTCCCACCCGACGCCCTCAGAACAGCCTTCGAGGCAGAGACCCAGACACTCGTTTTAcacatagggaaactgaggctcacagaggcgACATggcctgcccaaggtcactctgTGAGCAGGATTCTGTTAGGAACAAGTGTC from Homo sapiens chromosome 11, GRCh38.p14 Primary Assembly encodes:
- the RAB3IL1 gene encoding guanine nucleotide exchange factor for Rab-3A isoform 1 (isoform 1 is encoded by transcript variant 1), with protein sequence MWSGPPQPDQGLPPPLAAVPVPWKSTDPCQGHRESPGALVETSAGEEAQGQEGPAAAQLDVLRLRSSSMEIREKGSEFLKEELHRAQKELKLKDEECERLSKVREQLEQELEELTASLFEEAHKMVREANMKQAASEKQLKEARGKIDMLQAEVTALKTLVITSTPASPNRELHPQLLSPTKAGPRKGHSRHKSTSSTLCPAVCPAAGHTLTPDREGKEVDTILFAEFQAWRESPTLDKTCPFLERVYREDVGPCLDFTMQELSVLVRAAVEDNTLTIEPVASQTLPTVKVAEVDCSSTNTCALSGLTRTCRHRIRLGDSKSHYYISPSSRARITAVCNFFTYIRYIQQGLVRQDAEPMFWEIMRLRKEMSLAKLGFFPQEA
- the RAB3IL1 gene encoding guanine nucleotide exchange factor for Rab-3A isoform X4, with the translated sequence MDSSEEHAGCPARGTCPVFLAMSAGTVRYAPSGLCPVLEGNLREEPWGTDSPPQPDQGLPPPLAAVPVPWKSTDPCQGHRESPGALVETSAGEEAQGQEGPAAAQLDVLRLRSSSMEIREKGSEFLKEELHRAQKELKLKDEECERLSKVREQLEQELEELTASLFEEAHKMVREANMKQAASEKQLKEARGKIDMLQAEVTALKTLVITSTPASPNRELHPQLLSPTKAGPRKGHSRHKSTSSTLCPAVCPAAGHTLTPDREGKEVDTILFAEFQAWRESPTLDKTCPFLERVYREDVGPCLDFTMQELSVLVRAAVEDNTLTIEPVASQTLPTVKVAEVDCSSTNTCALSGLTRTCRHRIRLGDSKSHYYISPSSRARITAVCNFFTYIRYIQQGLVRQDAEPMFWEIMRLRKEMSLAKLGFFPQEA
- the RAB3IL1 gene encoding guanine nucleotide exchange factor for Rab-3A isoform X5 translates to MDSSEEHAGCPARGTCPVFLAMSAGTVRYAPSGLCPVLEGNLREEPWGTDSPPQPDQGLPPPLAAVPVPWKSTDPCQGHRESPGALVETSAGEEAQGQEGPAAAQLDVLRLRSSSMEIREKGSEFLKEELHRAQKELKLKDEECERLSKVREQLEQELEELTASLFEEAHKMVREANMKQAASEKQLKEARGKIDMLQAEVTALKTLVITSTPASPNRELHPQLLSPTKAGPRKGHSRHKSTSSTLCPAVCPAAGHTLTPDREGKEVDTILFAEFQAWRESPTLDKTCPFLERVYREDVGPCLDFTMQELSVLVRAAVEDNTLTIEPVASQTLPTVKVAEVDCSSTNTCALSGLTRTCRHRIRLGDSKSHYYISPSSRARITAVCNFFTYIRYIQQGLVRQDEPMFWEIMRLRKEMSLAKLGFFPQEA
- the RAB3IL1 gene encoding guanine nucleotide exchange factor for Rab-3A isoform X7, with product MWSGPPQPDQGLPPPLAAVPVPWKSTDPCQGHRESPGALVETSAGEEAQGQEGPAAAQLDVLRLRSSSMEIREKGSEFLKEELHRAQKELKLKDEECERLSKVREQLEQELEELTASLFEEAHKMVREANMKQAASEKQLKEARGKIDMLQAEVTALKTLVITSTPASPNRELHPQLLSPTKAGPRKGHSRHKSTSSTLCPAVCPAAGHTLTPDREGKEVDTILFAEFQAWRESPTLDKTCPFLERVYREDVGPCLDFTMQELSVLVRAAVEDNTLTIEPVASQTLPTVKVAEVDCSSTNTCALSGLTRTCRHRIRLGDSKSHYYISPSSRARITAVCNFFTYIRYIQQGLVRQDEPMFWEIMRLRKEMSLAKLGFFPQEA